In Panacibacter ginsenosidivorans, the following proteins share a genomic window:
- a CDS encoding c-type cytochrome domain-containing protein, which produces MLLSITEFLGHFHPLLVHLPIGILLIGLLLQFLARKKKYYMLQHAVPIVLLTGAITGLFSSVTGYLLSISDDYDKTLVSWHMWMGISTTLVALVLYAKEKNDQFKVNKTFLSVGLFILIMITGHLGGSLTHGSDYLSKPLKNIFSDDTVSAASIRPIANVQQAQVYTDVIKPIFETNCYSCHGANKQKGGLRMDDSLKLMKGGKDGVVIKPGNADASEMLKRLMLPTDNDDHMPPKEKSQPSESQIALLHWWIANGAAMDKKVNQLPQDSTIKPKLLALQNVSSEIKQASDLPTTPVDPVDANIVKQLKDRNILVLPVSLNSNYVAVNFINDTMIDSNDLLLITQLSKQLVSLKLSSTNITDEGLKTIAKCTNLIKLFLDDTPITDNGLQNLTTITNLRYLNLVNTKVTAKGIMQLKTMPKLASIYLYKTSITKSDWATLQQAFSKTRLDSGGYIVPTLVTDTTLVKVKKEY; this is translated from the coding sequence GTGTTATTAAGCATTACAGAATTTCTCGGACACTTTCATCCACTTCTTGTTCATCTTCCAATTGGTATTTTACTAATTGGTTTATTGCTGCAATTCCTTGCGCGGAAGAAGAAATACTATATGCTGCAACATGCAGTTCCTATAGTATTATTAACCGGTGCAATAACAGGTTTATTCTCTTCCGTTACAGGCTACTTATTATCTATCAGTGATGATTATGATAAAACACTGGTAAGCTGGCATATGTGGATGGGCATTTCTACAACGCTTGTGGCACTTGTGTTATATGCAAAAGAAAAGAATGATCAGTTTAAAGTAAACAAGACTTTTTTGTCGGTTGGCTTATTTATATTGATCATGATCACCGGGCATTTGGGTGGTTCGCTTACGCATGGCTCTGATTATTTATCAAAACCGTTGAAAAATATTTTTAGTGATGATACGGTATCTGCTGCTTCTATCAGACCAATTGCAAATGTGCAGCAGGCGCAGGTTTATACAGACGTTATCAAACCGATCTTTGAAACAAACTGTTATTCCTGTCATGGTGCTAATAAACAGAAAGGCGGTTTAAGAATGGACGACAGTTTAAAACTGATGAAAGGTGGTAAAGACGGCGTTGTAATAAAACCCGGCAATGCAGATGCAAGTGAGATGCTGAAAAGATTAATGCTGCCAACAGATAATGACGATCACATGCCACCAAAAGAAAAATCACAGCCTTCGGAAAGCCAAATTGCGTTGTTACACTGGTGGATAGCGAATGGTGCTGCAATGGATAAAAAAGTAAATCAACTTCCTCAGGACTCCACAATAAAACCCAAGTTGCTTGCTTTGCAAAATGTAAGCAGTGAAATAAAGCAAGCATCTGATCTTCCAACAACACCTGTTGATCCTGTAGATGCAAACATTGTAAAACAACTAAAAGACAGAAACATTTTAGTATTGCCTGTTTCGCTAAACAGCAATTACGTTGCGGTTAATTTTATTAACGATACAATGATTGATAGTAATGACTTGCTATTAATTACGCAATTAAGTAAGCAATTGGTTTCTTTAAAATTAAGCAGTACAAATATTACTGATGAAGGCTTGAAAACGATTGCTAAATGTACAAACCTTATAAAATTATTTTTAGATGATACGCCTATAACAGATAATGGATTACAAAATCTAACTACGATTACAAATCTTCGCTACCTGAATCTTGTAAACACAAAAGTTACTGCCAAAGGCATTATGCAATTAAAAACGATGCCTAAACTTGCATCGATCTATTTGTATAAAACATCAATTACAAAAAGTGATTGGGCTACATTACAGCAGGCATTTTCAAAAACACGACTTGATTCAGGTGGTTATATAGTGCCTACGCTGGTAACAGATACTACGCTGGTGAAAGTAAAAAAGGAATATTAA
- a CDS encoding sugar phosphate isomerase/epimerase family protein — MNRRNFLQTTTTATSALMLSSLKTFATPQSISNMNNNFQLKILATNWGFNGTIDEYCAKVKKEGYDGIEIWWQTEKKDQDEVFAALKKYNLEVGFLTAGHESDFKQHFQTFTNMIDAAANNTVQKPLYINCHSGRDYFTFEQGKAFIEHTTALHKSTGIKICHETHRSRLMYAAPVARHYLENVPELRFTLDISHWCNVHETLLEDQKETVDLVLSRVDHVHARIGHQEGPQVNDPRAPEWDDAVKAHFAWWDKIVEMKKQQGDMLTVLTEFGPPNYLPTIPYTQQPLADQWAINVYMMQTLRKRYA; from the coding sequence TTGAACAGAAGAAATTTTTTACAAACAACTACTACTGCAACATCGGCATTAATGCTTTCATCATTGAAAACATTTGCAACACCACAATCAATCAGCAATATGAATAATAATTTTCAATTGAAAATTTTAGCCACCAACTGGGGCTTTAACGGTACGATAGATGAATACTGCGCCAAAGTAAAAAAAGAAGGTTACGACGGCATTGAGATCTGGTGGCAAACAGAAAAGAAAGACCAGGACGAAGTATTTGCAGCATTGAAAAAATATAACCTCGAAGTTGGGTTTTTAACTGCCGGTCATGAAAGTGATTTTAAACAACACTTTCAAACTTTCACCAACATGATAGATGCGGCGGCAAACAATACCGTGCAAAAGCCGCTGTATATAAACTGTCATTCGGGAAGAGACTATTTTACGTTTGAGCAAGGCAAAGCATTTATTGAACATACCACTGCATTGCACAAATCAACAGGCATAAAAATTTGTCATGAAACACATCGGTCAAGATTAATGTATGCAGCGCCTGTTGCAAGACATTATTTGGAAAATGTTCCTGAACTGCGTTTTACATTAGATATATCGCATTGGTGCAATGTGCATGAAACTTTACTCGAAGATCAAAAAGAAACAGTTGATCTGGTGTTGTCAAGAGTAGATCATGTGCATGCAAGAATTGGTCACCAGGAAGGGCCACAGGTAAATGATCCACGGGCCCCGGAATGGGATGACGCAGTAAAAGCGCATTTTGCATGGTGGGATAAAATTGTTGAAATGAAAAAACAACAGGGCGATATGCTTACTGTATTGACAGAGTTTGGTCCGCCGAATTATTTGCCAACCATTCCATACACACAACAACCTTTGGCAGACCAATGGGCAATTAATGTGTATATGATGCAGACATTGAGAAAGAGGTATGCTTAG
- a CDS encoding DUF1501 domain-containing protein, which yields MTQKELHNQRLLREAERKVLQSHTRRHFIKESAMGLGGLAMAALFGCGDKTNASTQIAFDPAHPLAPKLPPFPGKAKSVIYLHMAGAPSQLELFDYKPELMKMDGQLCPQSLLEGKRFAFIRGVPKMLGPQAKFAQHGQSGAWVSENMPHLASIVDEVSFLKAVTTDQFNHAPAQLMVHTGSPRLGRPSIGSWATYGLGTENENLPGFVVLTSGGRNPDAGKSVWGSGFLPSVYQGVQCRSEGDPVLFLNDPDGMSRDLRKASIDAINQVNAEEYKQYNDPEILSRISQYEMAYKMQISVPEVMNINDEPQYIHDMYGTKPGQACFANNVLLARKLVEKGVRFVQLFDWGWDSHGTDANLAIDVGFINKCRQVDKCITALILDLKQRGLLEETLIVWGGEFGRTPMMENREGKQNPFKGRDHHTEAFTIWMAGAGIKKGAVHGETDEIGYSAISGKVETFDVQATILNQIGFDHEKFTYQFQGRPFRLTDTRGKVINEIIA from the coding sequence ATGACACAAAAAGAATTACATAACCAGCGGTTGCTGCGTGAAGCGGAGCGAAAAGTTTTGCAATCGCATACACGTAGACATTTCATAAAAGAAAGTGCGATGGGCTTGGGTGGATTGGCAATGGCTGCATTATTTGGTTGTGGAGATAAAACAAATGCATCAACACAAATTGCCTTTGATCCTGCGCATCCGCTGGCACCAAAGCTTCCACCGTTTCCTGGCAAAGCAAAGAGTGTAATTTATTTGCACATGGCTGGCGCGCCATCGCAACTTGAGTTGTTTGATTATAAACCCGAGTTGATGAAAATGGATGGACAACTTTGTCCGCAATCATTACTCGAAGGCAAACGCTTTGCATTTATTCGTGGTGTGCCGAAGATGCTCGGTCCGCAGGCAAAGTTTGCACAGCACGGACAAAGCGGGGCATGGGTAAGTGAGAACATGCCGCATCTTGCATCGATCGTTGATGAAGTAAGTTTCTTAAAAGCAGTAACAACAGATCAATTTAATCATGCACCTGCACAACTGATGGTGCACACCGGTTCGCCGCGTTTGGGCAGACCAAGTATTGGCAGTTGGGCTACTTATGGTTTGGGAACAGAAAATGAGAATCTTCCTGGCTTTGTTGTGTTAACGAGTGGTGGAAGAAATCCTGATGCGGGCAAAAGCGTGTGGGGCAGCGGGTTTCTGCCGAGTGTGTATCAAGGTGTGCAATGCAGAAGCGAAGGTGATCCTGTGTTGTTCTTAAATGATCCTGATGGCATGAGTCGCGATCTGCGCAAAGCAAGTATTGACGCGATCAACCAGGTAAATGCGGAAGAATATAAACAGTATAATGATCCTGAAATTCTCTCACGCATTTCGCAATACGAGATGGCATATAAGATGCAGATCTCTGTGCCCGAAGTAATGAACATTAACGACGAACCACAATATATTCATGATATGTATGGCACAAAGCCCGGGCAGGCTTGCTTTGCAAACAATGTGTTGCTTGCAAGAAAGCTTGTTGAAAAAGGTGTGCGATTTGTGCAGTTGTTTGATTGGGGCTGGGATAGCCATGGTACCGATGCAAATCTTGCCATAGATGTTGGCTTCATCAACAAATGCAGACAGGTTGATAAATGCATAACGGCTTTGATACTCGATCTTAAACAACGTGGTTTGCTCGAAGAAACGTTGATCGTGTGGGGCGGAGAGTTTGGCAGAACTCCAATGATGGAAAACCGTGAAGGCAAACAAAATCCATTCAAAGGAAGAGATCATCACACAGAAGCGTTTACAATATGGATGGCTGGTGCAGGAATCAAGAAAGGTGCAGTGCATGGAGAGACAGATGAGATTGGTTACAGTGCTATCAGCGGCAAGGTAGAAACATTTGATGTACAGGCTACAATTCTTAACCAGATTGGGTTTGATCATGAGAAGTTCACTTATCAATTCCAGGGAAGACCATTCAGGTTAACGGATACAAGAGGTAAAGTGATTAATGAAATAATTGCGTAA
- a CDS encoding methyltransferase family protein: MATKKDNPAVVVPPPLIYVAVFFLSLMLQKYFPINNSFFTSGSSKITGLVLMAIALLFILPALLKFAQSKNTLMTIRPANSLQTNGIYKISRNPMYAGLIFLYSGIGMLKGNWWTFILIPVIIIIVQLYVIKGEENYLQRAFGEAYIQYRKKVRRWI; encoded by the coding sequence ATGGCAACTAAAAAAGATAATCCCGCTGTGGTCGTTCCGCCACCACTTATTTATGTGGCTGTGTTTTTTTTATCATTGATGCTGCAAAAATATTTTCCGATAAATAATTCTTTTTTTACATCTGGCTCTTCAAAAATTACCGGTCTTGTGCTTATGGCAATTGCGCTTTTATTTATACTTCCTGCATTATTAAAATTTGCACAATCAAAGAACACACTAATGACTATCAGACCAGCAAACTCGCTTCAAACAAATGGTATTTATAAAATATCAAGAAACCCGATGTACGCAGGTCTTATATTTCTTTATTCCGGTATTGGCATGTTGAAAGGGAATTGGTGGACATTTATTCTTATACCAGTAATAATTATTATAGTGCAATTGTATGTTATCAAGGGTGAAGAAAATTATTTACAAAGAGCATTCGGCGAAGCATATATACAATACAGGAAGAAAGTAAGAAGATGGATCTGA
- a CDS encoding DUF1553 domain-containing protein, with translation MRITPKKRLLTVISVLAILILLSAWMIHASTDKIDFSTQVKPIINKNCITCHGGVRAKGGFSLLFRDEALAKTKDSNYAIVPGDADASEMIKRLTSKDPEERMPYQHKPLPKEDIEILRKWIDQGAQWGEHWAYVPLKPVEVPQPKTFFGLFSSKSGWAQNEIDHFIEDKFKEAKLKPSPQADKATLLRRVSLDIIGMQPSESIAQKFLNSNDPNAYNELVDSLLSSKHFGEKWASMWLDLARYADTKGYERDDSRSIWRYRDWLIDAYNNDMPYDSFLIKQIAGDLLKDPTDDDYIATAFHRNTMTNDEGGTDNEEFRTSAVLDRVNTTWDAIMGTTFACVQCHSHPYDPFKHEDYYKFMAFFNDTRDEDTEADYPLLRTYDNDTLKQDLATVVGWIKQNVSADKAKEVYTFLKTWQPSYNSLTCDSFTNSELNDTKWTSFRNHAICRLKNVDLNNRDHLIFRYQGWVAGGVWQIHLDSAKGEVIASTSLPKTKDWQITETNLKPSTGVHNLIFTYENNNLKKPVDAGALLDWLYFTQEFPGKDKQDYADIKDLYWKVLRANVPTTPIMMDDPPDMHRASYVFERGNWLVKGDKVTPAVPASLHPLPKNAPQNRLGLALWLTSKQNPLTARTMVNRVWEQLFGNGLAETLEDLGTQGVPPTHMELLNYLSYQFMNDDQWSMKALIKKIVTSATYKQDSKITPELQQKDPENKYYARASRVRLSSEQVRDQSLCISGLISTKMHGPGVMPYQPKGIWLSPWNGADWVQSKGEDQYRRAIYTYWKRSSAYPSMLTFDGVSREVCTARRIRTNTPLQALTTLNDSAFIDAARNFAYRMQENSKDIKTQISKGFTLATYRQINDKSLNALMNLYNNALAQFRNNDEKICEMTGGVSNHTNAETAALIVVANAMLNLDEVVTKN, from the coding sequence ATGCGCATAACTCCAAAGAAACGATTGCTCACAGTTATATCTGTATTGGCCATACTTATTCTTTTAAGTGCGTGGATGATTCATGCCTCTACAGATAAAATTGATTTCAGTACACAGGTAAAACCTATCATCAACAAAAATTGCATTACCTGTCATGGCGGTGTAAGAGCCAAAGGCGGTTTTAGTTTGTTATTCCGCGATGAAGCGCTTGCAAAAACAAAAGACAGCAACTATGCAATTGTGCCAGGAGATGCTGATGCAAGCGAAATGATCAAACGGCTTACATCAAAAGATCCTGAAGAAAGAATGCCTTACCAGCATAAACCTTTACCGAAAGAAGACATTGAAATTTTGCGTAAATGGATTGACCAGGGTGCACAATGGGGCGAACATTGGGCTTATGTTCCACTAAAACCAGTTGAAGTGCCACAACCAAAAACATTCTTTGGTTTATTCAGTTCAAAAAGTGGTTGGGCGCAAAATGAGATTGACCATTTTATAGAAGATAAATTTAAAGAAGCTAAACTAAAACCTTCTCCGCAAGCAGATAAAGCAACATTACTTAGAAGAGTTAGCTTGGATATTATTGGTATGCAGCCTTCTGAAAGTATTGCGCAAAAGTTTTTAAACAGCAATGATCCGAATGCATACAATGAACTTGTTGATTCATTATTATCATCAAAACATTTTGGGGAAAAATGGGCAAGTATGTGGCTTGATCTTGCACGCTATGCAGATACCAAAGGTTATGAACGTGATGACAGTCGCAGCATTTGGCGCTACCGTGATTGGTTAATTGATGCATATAACAATGACATGCCTTATGATTCATTTCTCATTAAACAAATTGCCGGTGATCTGTTGAAAGATCCAACCGATGATGATTATATAGCCACAGCATTTCACCGCAACACCATGACGAATGATGAAGGCGGGACCGACAATGAAGAATTCAGAACCTCTGCTGTGCTTGACCGGGTAAACACAACATGGGATGCGATCATGGGAACAACATTTGCTTGTGTGCAATGTCACAGTCATCCTTATGATCCGTTCAAACATGAAGATTATTATAAATTCATGGCTTTTTTTAATGATACACGTGATGAAGACACCGAAGCAGATTATCCATTGCTGCGCACTTATGATAACGATACGTTGAAACAAGATCTTGCAACAGTTGTAGGCTGGATTAAACAAAATGTTTCTGCCGATAAAGCAAAAGAAGTTTATACCTTTTTAAAAACATGGCAGCCTTCTTACAACTCACTCACGTGCGATAGCTTTACGAACAGTGAATTGAATGACACCAAGTGGACATCATTCCGCAACCATGCTATTTGTCGTTTAAAGAATGTTGACTTAAACAATAGAGATCATTTAATATTTCGTTACCAGGGTTGGGTCGCAGGCGGCGTTTGGCAAATACATCTTGATAGCGCAAAAGGGGAAGTGATTGCTTCAACATCTTTACCAAAAACCAAAGATTGGCAAATAACGGAAACCAATCTTAAACCTTCAACTGGTGTACACAATCTCATATTCACTTACGAAAATAATAATTTAAAAAAGCCTGTAGATGCAGGTGCACTGCTTGACTGGTTATACTTCACACAGGAATTTCCGGGCAAAGACAAACAAGATTATGCTGATATAAAAGATCTTTACTGGAAAGTATTAAGAGCAAATGTTCCAACAACGCCGATCATGATGGATGATCCACCGGATATGCATCGTGCATCTTATGTTTTTGAGCGTGGCAACTGGTTAGTGAAAGGTGATAAAGTTACACCTGCTGTACCTGCATCATTACACCCTTTGCCAAAGAATGCGCCGCAAAACCGCCTGGGGCTTGCCTTGTGGCTTACATCAAAACAAAATCCTTTGACTGCACGAACAATGGTGAACCGTGTTTGGGAACAATTGTTTGGAAACGGCTTAGCAGAAACATTGGAAGACCTGGGCACACAAGGCGTTCCGCCAACACATATGGAGTTGCTGAATTATTTAAGTTATCAATTTATGAATGATGATCAATGGAGCATGAAAGCACTCATCAAAAAAATTGTAACGAGTGCAACTTATAAACAGGATTCAAAGATTACACCTGAGCTGCAGCAAAAAGATCCGGAGAATAAATATTATGCAAGAGCATCACGTGTTCGATTGTCTTCTGAACAAGTACGCGATCAATCACTTTGCATCAGTGGTTTGATAAGTACTAAAATGCATGGTCCGGGTGTTATGCCTTACCAGCCAAAAGGCATCTGGCTCTCGCCGTGGAATGGAGCAGATTGGGTGCAAAGCAAAGGCGAAGATCAATATCGTCGTGCTATTTACACGTATTGGAAACGCTCTTCTGCTTATCCTTCCATGTTAACGTTTGATGGTGTTTCAAGAGAAGTTTGCACGGCTCGTCGTATACGCACTAATACACCGTTGCAGGCGCTTACAACTTTAAATGATTCTGCTTTTATAGATGCTGCAAGGAACTTTGCTTACCGGATGCAAGAAAACAGCAAGGATATTAAAACGCAGATCAGTAAAGGGTTTACGCTTGCAACTTATAGGCAGATCAATGATAAGAGTTTGAATGCGTTGATGAATTTATATAACAATGCTTTAGCGCAATTCAGGAATAATGATGAAAAAATTTGTGAGATGACAGGCGGAGTTAGCAATCATACCAATGCAGAAACAGCAGCACTAATCGTTGTTGCAAATGCCATGTTGAATTTAGATGAAGTGGTAACAAAGAATTAG
- a CDS encoding enoyl-CoA hydratase-related protein yields the protein MPSILFEVKDQIAFITLNRPEKLNAFNREMALLFQQKLDECQHDKNVRCVYITGAGKSFCAGQDLSEVVETDGQEVNKMLREQYNPIVWKIRMMEKPVVGAINGVAAGAGANMALACDVVVATKSSYFTQAFSKIGLVPDSGGTFILPRFIGWQRASALMMLADKIPAEEAEKMGMLYKTFPDEIFVEESIKIAEKLSHMPTRSLALIKHALNFSVSNTFEQQLKIEDVFQQKAVETHDYKEGVKAFLEKRVPEYTGE from the coding sequence ATGCCTTCTATACTTTTTGAGGTTAAAGACCAGATTGCCTTTATAACACTGAACCGTCCTGAAAAACTGAATGCTTTTAACAGGGAAATGGCGTTACTTTTTCAGCAAAAGCTTGATGAGTGTCAACATGACAAAAATGTCCGTTGCGTTTATATAACCGGTGCAGGCAAAAGTTTTTGTGCCGGGCAGGACCTTTCTGAAGTAGTAGAGACAGACGGACAGGAAGTGAATAAAATGCTGCGTGAACAATATAATCCCATTGTATGGAAAATTCGCATGATGGAAAAACCTGTTGTTGGTGCGATCAATGGTGTGGCTGCAGGTGCTGGTGCAAATATGGCGCTGGCCTGTGATGTAGTTGTTGCAACAAAGTCATCTTACTTCACACAGGCATTCTCGAAAATTGGGTTGGTTCCGGATAGCGGCGGTACGTTTATTCTCCCGAGATTTATCGGCTGGCAACGTGCCAGTGCATTGATGATGCTGGCAGATAAAATACCTGCTGAAGAAGCGGAGAAAATGGGTATGCTGTACAAAACTTTTCCCGATGAAATTTTTGTGGAAGAAAGTATAAAGATCGCTGAAAAGCTTTCGCATATGCCTACACGCAGCCTTGCATTGATAAAACATGCGCTTAATTTTTCTGTAAGCAATACGTTTGAACAGCAGTTGAAAATTGAAGATGTTTTTCAGCAGAAGGCTGTAGAAACACATGATTATAAAGAAGGCGTAAAAGCATTTCTTGAAAAACGCGTTCCTGAATATACGGGCGAATAA
- the paaI gene encoding hydroxyphenylacetyl-CoA thioesterase PaaI yields the protein MTDKDVLANKVAVRLIETDHFSNWMGVKILDVKEGYSKIEMTLRREMLNGFGIAHGGITFAFADSAFAFACNSDGKVTVALDVSISFPKAGKEGDVLTAEAKLINKTNRTGLYMIEVRNQNNDLVALFKGTCYKTEKSLL from the coding sequence ATGACGGATAAAGATGTACTTGCCAACAAGGTTGCTGTGAGGTTGATAGAGACCGATCATTTTAGCAACTGGATGGGCGTGAAAATACTGGATGTAAAAGAAGGATACAGTAAAATAGAAATGACGCTGCGCAGAGAAATGCTGAATGGTTTTGGTATTGCACATGGTGGAATAACATTTGCATTTGCAGACAGCGCCTTTGCTTTTGCCTGTAATAGTGATGGTAAAGTAACAGTTGCGCTTGATGTAAGTATCTCTTTTCCTAAGGCAGGTAAAGAGGGTGATGTACTTACAGCAGAAGCAAAGCTTATTAATAAAACAAACCGAACAGGTTTGTATATGATTGAAGTGAGAAATCAAAATAATGATTTAGTTGCACTGTTTAAAGGCACTTGTTATAAGACTGAGAAATCTTTATTATAA
- a CDS encoding acyltransferase, with the protein MIYSFKDFIPVIHESSFIHPQACVTGNVIIGKDVYVGPGAAIRGDWGGIVIEDGCNVQENCTIHMFPGVTVMLKEGAHIGHGAVIHGATIGKNCLIGMNAVVMDNVMLGDECIVGALSFIKADEHFDARSLIVGNPAKKIKEVSDEMIAWKTDGTKLYQSLPADMKAHWQECEPLREVPQERPAQEMLYQFWNSLKKRI; encoded by the coding sequence ATGATCTATTCTTTCAAAGATTTTATTCCCGTTATACACGAATCATCTTTTATTCATCCGCAGGCATGTGTTACAGGAAATGTAATTATTGGGAAAGATGTGTATGTTGGTCCAGGTGCCGCTATACGGGGAGACTGGGGTGGCATTGTTATTGAAGATGGTTGTAACGTGCAGGAAAATTGCACGATTCATATGTTTCCTGGTGTAACTGTAATGCTGAAAGAAGGAGCACATATTGGTCACGGTGCTGTGATACATGGTGCTACGATCGGAAAAAATTGTTTGATTGGTATGAATGCAGTGGTGATGGATAATGTTATGCTGGGTGACGAATGTATTGTTGGCGCCTTGAGTTTTATAAAAGCAGATGAACATTTTGATGCACGGAGTTTGATCGTTGGAAATCCTGCAAAGAAAATAAAAGAGGTAAGCGATGAAATGATCGCATGGAAAACGGATGGCACAAAATTGTACCAGTCGTTACCCGCAGATATGAAAGCGCATTGGCAGGAATGTGAACCTTTGCGCGAAGTGCCGCAAGAAAGACCTGCACAGGAAATGTTGTACCAGTTTTGGAATTCTTTAAAAAAAAGAATATGA
- the obgE gene encoding GTPase ObgE, which yields MDKSNFIDYIKIFCKSGHGGAGSKHFMRNKLTAFGGPDGGDGGRGAHIILKGNSQLWTLLHLRYYKNVIAEDGENGSKNNSTGRFGKDIIIEVPLGTVARDEETGEINAEILEDGQEIILMPGGRGGLGNSNFATPTNQAPEHAQPGEPGVEGFKILELKVLADVGLVGFPNAGKSTLLSVITAAKPKIADYAFTTLIPQLGMVEYRDGKSFCIADLPGIIEGAAEGKGLGYRFLRHIERNAVLLFLIPADSKDHRKEFDILLNELKEYNPEMLQKDFLIAISKSDMLDDELKTAIEKELPENIPHVFISSVTQQGLMQLKDMLWQLLNKKA from the coding sequence ATGGACAAGTCAAATTTTATTGATTACATAAAGATATTCTGCAAAAGTGGACACGGCGGCGCAGGTAGTAAACATTTTATGCGTAATAAACTTACTGCATTTGGTGGGCCTGATGGTGGAGATGGTGGCAGAGGTGCGCATATTATTTTAAAGGGCAACAGCCAGTTGTGGACATTGCTGCATTTGCGTTATTATAAAAATGTGATTGCAGAAGATGGAGAGAATGGCAGCAAGAACAATAGTACCGGCCGTTTTGGAAAAGATATTATTATTGAAGTGCCGTTAGGAACTGTTGCACGTGATGAAGAAACCGGTGAAATTAATGCGGAGATACTTGAAGATGGGCAGGAAATTATATTGATGCCCGGTGGTCGTGGTGGTTTAGGTAATTCAAATTTTGCAACACCAACAAACCAGGCGCCTGAACATGCACAGCCCGGGGAGCCTGGTGTGGAAGGTTTTAAAATACTTGAATTAAAAGTATTAGCTGATGTGGGTTTAGTGGGCTTTCCTAATGCAGGTAAATCAACATTATTGTCTGTAATTACTGCAGCTAAACCCAAGATTGCAGATTATGCATTTACAACATTAATTCCTCAATTAGGAATGGTTGAATACCGTGATGGTAAATCTTTTTGCATTGCAGATTTGCCGGGAATTATTGAAGGTGCTGCAGAAGGAAAAGGATTGGGCTATCGTTTCCTGAGACATATAGAACGTAATGCAGTGTTATTATTTTTGATTCCTGCGGATAGTAAAGATCATAGAAAAGAGTTTGATATTTTATTAAATGAACTGAAAGAATATAATCCTGAAATGCTGCAGAAGGATTTTTTGATTGCCATCAGTAAATCTGATATGCTTGATGATGAACTAAAAACGGCTATTGAAAAAGAGCTTCCTGAAAATATTCCACATGTTTTTATATCTTCTGTAACACAACAAGGTCTTATGCAATTAAAAGATATGCTTTGGCAATTACTGAATAAAAAAGCATAA
- a CDS encoding heavy metal-binding domain-containing protein — MLLTTTNNIEGKPIQQYIGIVTAEAIIGANIFKDLFAGIRDIVGGRSGTYERVIEEARANALQELQGKAQQMGANAVVGIDLDFETVGSGGSMLMVVATGTAVRI; from the coding sequence ATGCTATTAACCACAACGAACAACATCGAAGGAAAACCTATTCAGCAATATATTGGCATTGTTACAGCCGAGGCTATTATAGGTGCAAACATCTTTAAAGATCTATTTGCAGGTATAAGAGATATTGTGGGCGGTCGCAGCGGCACTTATGAAAGAGTTATTGAAGAAGCAAGAGCTAATGCCTTACAGGAATTACAGGGAAAGGCGCAGCAGATGGGTGCTAATGCAGTAGTAGGTATTGATCTTGATTTTGAAACCGTTGGAAGCGGCGGAAGTATGCTAATGGTTGTTGCTACCGGCACCGCTGTAAGAATATAA